A segment of the Candidatus Marinimicrobia bacterium CG08_land_8_20_14_0_20_45_22 genome:
CGAAAGCGGACTTGTCATATTATTAGGCGTTTTTCAAGAAGATACAGAAGTGGATGCTGAATTTCTGGCGGGAAAGATTTCCGGATTTCGGATTTTTTCCGATCTGCAAGGAAAAATGAATTTATCTATTCAAGAAACCGGCGGTGGCGTTTTAGTAATCTCTCAATTTACGCTTTGCGGGGATTGGCGGAAAGGAAGGCGTCCGAGTTTTATCCGCGCCGCGGCGCCAAGCGAAGGGAAACGATTATATGAGTATTTCATCGATTGTCTTAAAAAGGAAAACCT
Coding sequences within it:
- a CDS encoding D-tyrosyl-tRNA(Tyr) deacylase; amino-acid sequence: MIAVVQRARDVFVEVDKKVVGKIESGLVILLGVFQEDTEVDAEFLAGKISGFRIFSDLQGKMNLSIQETGGGVLVISQFTLCGDWRKGRRPSFIRAAAPSEGKRLYEYFIDCLKKENLTVESGVFGAMMDVHLVNEGPVTFVLDSKER